In Desulfobacter hydrogenophilus, the genomic stretch CGGAGAATATCATTATGGCCCAGACGTCCCCCATCGAAAACACTGAAGAACAGGCAGCCACAGGCCCGAAATACAAAGCATTCACCCACGATTTTTTTGACTCATTTTCAGAACAGGACGTGTCTGTGAGCCTGCGGTTTGCCCAGCCAGGGGCCAAATCCACGGAGCGGGCACAAAAGCAGATGATGAAATCGCCCACCCTGGCACTAAAGAACCTGTGCGCCGGGTCTGTGCACCCCGACGACAAGGCCTTGATGACAGAGAAATTTGAGGCCTTCCCTGGTCTTGCCTCCACGTTTGGGGGCGCTTTGCTCAAAGCGTGCGGGTTTGGTGATCTGGGAAACTGATCCGGGAAGCACGGGCGGATCTGACACGGAGCAACGTCGCGCAGTATGCGGTATTGATCAGATATTGGCTCCGGGAATCACCGGATGCAGACCCGGAAATATTTGCGGAGCAGGCCGCCGGAGCTTTGTGGATGGAAGAGCGGTATTTTAAGAGTATGAATCACCGGAGTTGATCGCCGGAGTCGATCGCCAGGGTTGATTTGTCGGGGGCAAAATGTCGGGGACGGATTTAAAATCTGTCCCCACGACACGAGGAGGAAGGATGGACACAGTTTTTTCAGTGCAGGCGGTCATGAGCCTGATAGACAATATCACCGCTCCCTTGCGGGCGGTGAGAAACAGCATGGGGGACACCGAGCGGGCCGCTGGCGGTATGGCTGCCCGCATGGGTGTCGTTACCAAGGCCATGCTGCCCCTGGCTGTGGCTGCTGGTATTTTTCTGGGGGGGATCACCGGGGCAGCGGCGGCGACTGTCGAGACGCAATCTGCCTTGGGGGAACTGGCATCTGTCGGCATAACTGATTTAAACCGTCTTTCAAAGGCTGGAGAGCAGTTTTCCTGGCAATGGGCCGGAACCACAAAGGCAGAATTTATCTCTGCAGCATATGATATCAAATCCGGGATTTCGACGCTGACCGACGCAGGCGTGGCAGAGTTTACCAAGCTGGCAGCTTTAACCGGCAAGGCCACAAAGTCTACAACGGCGGAAATGACAAGCCTGTTCGCGACTGGATACGGGATCTATAAGGAGATGTACTCCGACCTTTCGGATATTGATTTCGGGAAGGTGTTTTCGGCTGGCATATCATCAAGCGTCAAGAATTTTAAAACAACGGGGTCCGGCATGGCCCAGGCTATATCACAATTGGGCGCTACAGCCACGACAGCAGGCGTTTCCATTGCTGAACAATTCACGATGCTCGGGATGCTCCAGGCAACAATGACTGGCAGCGAAGCGGGGACAAAGTATAAAGCTATCATGCAATCCGCAGCAGGTGCAGGTGAAAAATTAGGGCTGCAGTTCATGGATTCAAACCGCCAACTGCTATCCATGCCAAAGATACTTACCGCGTTGAAGGGCAAATATGGAGCCACTTTGGATGCCATGGAAAAAATGGATATCCAAAAAGCTTTCGGCACCCATGAAGCCATGGCGGTAATAGACCTTTTGTATGGAAAAATAGAGGGTTTGGAAGGGAATATAACAGGCATGGGTGAGGCTATGAAAAACGGAAGCAACGTAACTTCATCCATGGCGGACACAATGAATCGAGACCTGGGGGCTTTATATCAACTCAACCGCCAGAGATTCCACAATTTGAAAGAAATTATCGGGAATATATTCACTCCTGTGATGCTGTTTTTGTCTACATGTCTTGGGAATGTACTGAGTTTGCTCTCATTTATTGCCGCGACCAAAGTGGGGAAGGCCTTTATTTCCATTGCTGCGGTTGTGTCAGTGGCTATTGTCGCCTTCACCGCATTCACCGCGGTGTGCGCGCTTTCCGGAATCGTCATTCCTTTTATCACCACGGCCCTGGCCGGGCTTGCCATGGCCATTGCTGCGGTGTCCTGGCCGGTGTGGGCAGTGGCGGCGGCGGTGGCTGCGCTGTATCTGTCCTGGAAGAAAAACTTTGGGGGTATTGCAGATATCGTAACAGGCTGGTGGAACAAGATCAGTCTGGTATTCCGGGGGGTGCGGGCGGTGTTTGCGTCGCTTAACGGCACCCATGGGATGATTGAGGGCGAGCTTGCTAAAGAAATCAAGGCCGCCGGGCTGGTGGGGCTTATCACCACGGTTTCCCGGGTGGTTTTCCGGATTCAATCGTTCTTTTCCGGGCTGTGGGATGCCATAAAGTTCTCCGTGGCCGGGGTTGCGGATATTCTGCGCCCGGTTTTTGAGAGCTTCATGGGGGCGGTGTCTCCGCTTTTGGATATTTTTAAGGCGGTGGGGTCTGCCATCGGCCAGGTGGTGAGTGCATTGTTCGGCTTTACTGCTTCCACTGACGTTTCCGGGTGGCGTACATTTGGCGAGGTCATCGGTATTGTGGTGGGCGCTGCTTTTCAATTGCTGGCATGGGCGGTGCGCATTGCACTGGTGCCATTGCAGCTGGTGTTTGATGTGGTGGGCGTACTGCTGAAAGCGTTTGTAATGCTGGGTGAAGGTATCGGCACGGCCTGTGGCTGGATAGTTGAGAAATTTACAAGCCTGTGGGCCACGGCCAAAGAAAAGGTGGGCGGCATCGGCGGTATATTTGATGCCATGGTGGCGGCTGTAAAGTGGGCCTTCATGAACCTGACACCGGTGGGCTGGTTGATCCAGGCCTTCACCGGGGTATCTGAATTCTTTGACAGTGTTGATTTCTCCGAATCCGGGGCCAAGATGATGCACACCCTGGCTGACGGCATCAAATCTGCTTTGATGGTTCCCGTGGATCTGGTGAAATCGGGTCTGAGTAAGATCAGAGACCTGCTGCCGTTTTCCGATGCAAAGGAGGGTCCATTGTCTGCCCTGACCGCATCTGGCCGGGCCATGATGGACACCCTGGGTGCCGGGGTTCGGGGGGCAGCTCCCGGGTTGGCTGCCAGCGTTAAGGGGGCCGTGGCCGGGGTGACCGCTGCCATGGTGATTGCTGCTCCCGGCATGGCGGATATTAAGTCTCCGGTTGTGAACCAAATTAAGCCTCCTGTCATGGCAGATATCCAAACACCTGCCCTGGCGGATGTCCAGGCACCGACCATGCCCGAACTTGAGGCACTGACCCTGCCAGGCATAGCAGCACCGACGGTGGATGAGATCAAACCTCCTGTCATGACAGACATCCAAACGCCTGCCCTGGCGGATGTCCAGGCACCGACCATGCCCGAACTTGAGGCACTGACCCTGCCAGGCATAGCAGCACCGACGGTGGATGAGATCAAACCTCCTGTCATGACAGATATCCAAACACCTGCCCTGGCAGATGTCCAGGCACCGGTCATGCCGGAACTTGAAGCATTGACCCTGCCAGGCATAGCAGCACCCACGGTGGATGAGATTAAACCCCCTGCCATGGCAGATATCCAAACGCCTGCCCTGGCAGATGTCCAGGCACCGGTCATGCCGGAACTTGAGGCATTGACCCTGCCAGATATGCCAGAGCCCGGGAATTTGCCGGGGCCGGATACAGGCACGACCTCAGACACAGCCGGGAAGCAACAGGAAGGCTCCCGGGCATCGTCCGAACAATCCGGAGAGGGCAAAACAATCATCCAGAACCTTACCGTGAATTTGTCCGGGGTGCAGAACGCAGAAAGCTTTATGGCGCAGCTGAAACAAATGGTGGAGGCCCACGATGTCTGATGGGTTACTTGAATTCGGCCACGGCGCGGTATTGCTGGACGGGACCGAGTTGCCGGGGATCTTTAAAAGCCAGGCCATAGCCGGGTCTGTGCGGTTTGACACCGCCAAGCCCGACGGCCTGTCAGGCACTGCCAAGACTCCGCTCGGCTGGGAAGACGCAGATATCACCCTGGTGATTGATCTGATTTCAGACTCCCAGACCAGACCCTATATCGCCGGGAGCAACTGTTATGACAAACTGAACCAGATCAACGCCATTTTCAAGGGGTATGACAACGGGTCTAACCCCAAGGTATATGAGGTGGATAATGCCCATGTCCTGGCCAGGGGTATCAGTCACGTGGTTTTTTCAGGGCTCTATTCCCGGGAGAGCGCCCGGGACGATATCATCCAGGTGACTTTGAATTTCGTAGAACATACACCGCCGGTTCAGGTGGCTGAAAAACGGGTGGTTGGCTCAGACGCAGCTACAGAAGCTGCCCCGGCAGCCACCACCACCAGCGCAGCGGCGCCGGATGAAACCATAATGGTGGACGTATCATGAACATCACCGGCATCAGAACCCGGCTGATCATTGGCGGGCAGGAGTACCTGAGAATCCCTGAAATGTCCCTGGATTATCGGCGGCATGCCCCCTTATCTGTAGCTCAAGTGACCTTGGCCGATCCTGGCGGGGATATATTCAAAAGCCTTTCCCCGGGTACGGCCATGGAGATCCATCTGGGATACAGAGACCAGGAGGCCGATGTGTGGACGGGCACGGTGCAACGGGTAACTCCGGATCGAAAGCCAGACCAAGTCCGCATGACCGGCGTGGGCGGTGAATTACCGCTGTCCGAAACCCTGATCACCAAAAGCTGGGAGAATGAAACTCCGGAAGCCATCGTCACGTATTGTGTGGGCCAGACGGGCCTTCCCCCGGGTAATATAGATGCCACCGGGATTATATTCCCCCGGTTCGTGGCAGCGACCATACCGGTGTGGCAGGTGGCCAGGCAGTGTGAGCATAGCTGCCACCGGGGGTTCGGGCGGGACATGGACACCTGGGATTTATGGATGGACAAGGCCGGGTCTGTTCACTGGGGGGATTCTGACGAGGACGGAGATATCCCTGTCATTGCCACCGCTGGGGGAGTAATTTCCCACGCACCGGCAACGGCCCCTTTGACCGAGCTGTCCATGGTGGAAACCTTCCTGCTTCCCGGGTTTCGCAGATGCGGAAAATTCCAGCTGACGGATACCCGGCGTGGCATTGATGACGTCTTCCGGGCGCGGGTGGTGCGCCATGTGGTTCAGCCCAACAAAATCAGAACCTATATATGGTATGGGGCGGAATATGGAAAATATTGATCTTAAAGCCCTAATGAAACGGGCGGTGGAGCTGGTAATGCCGGATTTGCGCAGCTATTACCGGGTGGTGAGAAAAGCCCGGGTGGTAAAAACATATGCATCCGACGGCACCTACTGGGCCGATGTCCAGCCCTTGAGAAACGATGAGTCCGACGACCCGATGGAGCCTGTGGTCCCCAAGGTGGAGATCCCGATAATATGGGCAGGTCCCCAGCGGGGGGTGGTGTGCCCGCCCATGGTGGGGACACGGTGTGATCTGGCCTATTATGACGGGGACCCTGATTATCCCCGGTTGTCGAATTTTCGCTGGGAGGGGATGAAAGCCCCGGTCATTGAGGTGGGCGGGTTTATTATCCAGCAGGAGGCAGGTGTGCATATAAAAATCGACGCTGGAAAGAACATAGAGATCAAAACCCCTGGCAATATCACACTTGTGGGTGCCAGGATTGATCTGAACCCATAACGTAAAGGAAGATTATATGCCGGCAGCACACAGACATCAGGACACATGCACCGGGCACGGGTGCTATCCGCCCCGGGCAAACGTGGCCGCCAGCCCGGATGTGTTTGTAAACAGTCTTGGCTGGCATCGGGTGGGGGACGCCTGGGGCGTACACTGCTGAGGCCCCCCCTGACACGGGGGATCTGCTGCCGGGGGCAGCGCAACGGTATTCGTAAACGGCAAGGCTGCCTGCAGGATCGGTGATCCGGTGAATTGTGGCAGCAGCATGGCGACAGGGAGCGGCAATGTCTTTGCAGGATGATAAATTTGGGCAGGATATACGGCTGGACGAAAACATGCAGGCCATGGTGGCCGCCAATGGAGAGCTGTATCTCACCGACGGGGTTGATACAGGGTGTCAGGATATTAAATTGCGCCTGTTCACCCCCCTGGGGAGTCTGTTCTATGACAATGCCTTCGGTTCCAAGGTGTATCTGTGGGTGAAGGATGAAAATCATCTGGCTGGACGGTTGGCATTTTGCGGCGAGGTGGTCCGGCGGATGCGCATGGATCCCCGGGTGGTGCCTGGTTCAGAGGCCTGCAGTATCCTGTCATGGGATCATACGGGGATAACGGCGGCGGTGTCGTGGCGGTTCATAGACGTGACACACGCCCAGAACTTGGTGATAGAAGTGGGCACCGACAACATGGAAATGGTGATTAAAGATGTCAGTACCGATTGATAAGACCCTGGATGAGGTTCGGACAGATTTGTTTTCAAGGATATCCGATGCCCAGAGCAACGGGTACCTGCCCCAGCTGCTGAATTTGAATAAGGGAGTGGTGCGGGGACTGATAGAGATCTGGGCCTGGGGTCTGTGGCAGATGTATCAGTTTATGGTGGTGGTTTTTAAACAGCTGTTCCCCACGCTGGCCACCGGTACATGGCTGGATCTGCATTGCAGTCAGGTGGGGGTCACCAGGCAGGTAGCCACCCGGGCTGTTGGGATGGTTTCTTTCTCCCGGCTGGAAGCTGCAGGCAATGTCAATATTCCCATGGGTACTGTGGTCAGGACAAAACCCGATGGTGCCGGGACCATGCAGCGCTTTTTGACGGTGACTGCGGTGATCCTGCCAGAGGGCGCACTATCGGTTTTATCGGAAGTTAAGGCCCAGGATTACGGCCGGGAGGCCAACGTCACGGCGGGCATGATATCCGAAATCATCACGCCTGTTGCGGGCATTGACAGTGTTACCAACGCGGTGGACTGGCTGGCGACGGAGGCGGTGGATAATGAAACAGACGACGCATTACGCCAGCGGTACATCCTGGCCTGGAAGAATATCAACGGGTCCACCAAATACGCTTATGAATCATGGGCCAGAAGCGTGACCGGGGTAGTGTCTGCCCGGATAATGGACAGGCATCCCCGGGGAATGGGCACGGTGGATGTCATTATTCGGGGATCTGCCGGGGTGCCAAGCGCTGACCTGATCGCCCAGGTAGACGCGGTGGTGCAGGCCAGTCGGCCCAT encodes the following:
- a CDS encoding baseplate assembly protein, which gives rise to MSLQDDKFGQDIRLDENMQAMVAANGELYLTDGVDTGCQDIKLRLFTPLGSLFYDNAFGSKVYLWVKDENHLAGRLAFCGEVVRRMRMDPRVVPGSEACSILSWDHTGITAAVSWRFIDVTHAQNLVIEVGTDNMEMVIKDVSTD
- a CDS encoding phage tail tape measure protein — protein: MDTVFSVQAVMSLIDNITAPLRAVRNSMGDTERAAGGMAARMGVVTKAMLPLAVAAGIFLGGITGAAAATVETQSALGELASVGITDLNRLSKAGEQFSWQWAGTTKAEFISAAYDIKSGISTLTDAGVAEFTKLAALTGKATKSTTAEMTSLFATGYGIYKEMYSDLSDIDFGKVFSAGISSSVKNFKTTGSGMAQAISQLGATATTAGVSIAEQFTMLGMLQATMTGSEAGTKYKAIMQSAAGAGEKLGLQFMDSNRQLLSMPKILTALKGKYGATLDAMEKMDIQKAFGTHEAMAVIDLLYGKIEGLEGNITGMGEAMKNGSNVTSSMADTMNRDLGALYQLNRQRFHNLKEIIGNIFTPVMLFLSTCLGNVLSLLSFIAATKVGKAFISIAAVVSVAIVAFTAFTAVCALSGIVIPFITTALAGLAMAIAAVSWPVWAVAAAVAALYLSWKKNFGGIADIVTGWWNKISLVFRGVRAVFASLNGTHGMIEGELAKEIKAAGLVGLITTVSRVVFRIQSFFSGLWDAIKFSVAGVADILRPVFESFMGAVSPLLDIFKAVGSAIGQVVSALFGFTASTDVSGWRTFGEVIGIVVGAAFQLLAWAVRIALVPLQLVFDVVGVLLKAFVMLGEGIGTACGWIVEKFTSLWATAKEKVGGIGGIFDAMVAAVKWAFMNLTPVGWLIQAFTGVSEFFDSVDFSESGAKMMHTLADGIKSALMVPVDLVKSGLSKIRDLLPFSDAKEGPLSALTASGRAMMDTLGAGVRGAAPGLAASVKGAVAGVTAAMVIAAPGMADIKSPVVNQIKPPVMADIQTPALADVQAPTMPELEALTLPGIAAPTVDEIKPPVMTDIQTPALADVQAPTMPELEALTLPGIAAPTVDEIKPPVMTDIQTPALADVQAPVMPELEALTLPGIAAPTVDEIKPPAMADIQTPALADVQAPVMPELEALTLPDMPEPGNLPGPDTGTTSDTAGKQQEGSRASSEQSGEGKTIIQNLTVNLSGVQNAESFMAQLKQMVEAHDV
- a CDS encoding baseplate J/gp47 family protein, producing MSVPIDKTLDEVRTDLFSRISDAQSNGYLPQLLNLNKGVVRGLIEIWAWGLWQMYQFMVVVFKQLFPTLATGTWLDLHCSQVGVTRQVATRAVGMVSFSRLEAAGNVNIPMGTVVRTKPDGAGTMQRFLTVTAVILPEGALSVLSEVKAQDYGREANVTAGMISEIITPVAGIDSVTNAVDWLATEAVDNETDDALRQRYILAWKNINGSTKYAYESWARSVTGVVSARIMDRHPRGMGTVDVIIRGSAGVPSADLIAQVDAVVQASRPINDDVLVRGPVPVPVDVIAELVLASGTPSLILAEAESRVRAMFANPPVLDDVTPVYVGDDLTLDRFVLVMMAVSGVKEIIFADPVETVVVPADGLAVLAGVTLSYSFASEA